A single genomic interval of Persephonella atlantica harbors:
- a CDS encoding radical SAM protein — MTKSVPSYIRLYEEGKLKDRVEKAYDMLKECTVCPHNCRVNRVKGEKGFCKTGEKIKIASFFPHRGEEFPIRGYRGSGTIFISYCNMRCVYCQNYDISQEGDGEEYSPEEIAGIMLYLQEEGCHNINWVTPSHVVPQLLKALYVAVGKGLKIPIVYNTSSYDSIETLKLLDGVVDIYLPDIKYFSNSYGRKYSKVKNYPEITKKTIKEMFRQVGNLKTDENGIAYKGVLIRHLVLPENLSTSREVIDFISSICPDAHINIMSQYRPYYKAYMFRELNRSIDMQEYYFLINYAKRKGLKVVTD, encoded by the coding sequence ATGACAAAATCAGTTCCTTCCTATATCAGGCTTTATGAAGAGGGAAAGCTGAAAGACAGAGTAGAAAAAGCGTATGATATGCTGAAAGAATGCACTGTATGTCCCCACAACTGCAGGGTAAACAGAGTTAAAGGAGAAAAGGGTTTCTGCAAAACAGGAGAAAAGATAAAGATTGCCTCCTTTTTCCCCCACAGAGGTGAAGAGTTTCCCATTAGAGGATACAGGGGAAGTGGAACAATATTTATATCTTACTGCAACATGAGATGTGTTTACTGCCAGAATTACGATATCAGTCAGGAAGGGGATGGAGAAGAATATTCCCCTGAAGAAATAGCAGGTATAATGCTTTACTTGCAGGAAGAAGGCTGTCATAACATAAACTGGGTTACACCTTCTCATGTTGTTCCTCAGCTTTTGAAAGCTCTTTACGTGGCAGTAGGAAAAGGGCTTAAAATCCCTATTGTTTATAACACTTCGTCTTACGACAGCATAGAAACTTTAAAACTCCTTGATGGTGTGGTGGATATATATCTACCTGATATAAAGTATTTCAGCAACAGCTACGGCAGGAAATACTCTAAAGTTAAAAACTATCCAGAAATTACAAAAAAAACTATAAAAGAGATGTTCAGACAGGTTGGGAATCTGAAAACAGATGAAAATGGTATTGCATACAAAGGTGTACTAATCAGGCATCTTGTTCTCCCTGAAAATCTATCTACAAGCAGAGAAGTTATAGATTTTATCAGCTCTATCTGTCCAGATGCACACATAAACATCATGTCCCAGTATCGTCCATACTACAAAGCATATATGTTTAGGGAGTTAAACAGATCTATAGATATGCAGGAATACTACTTCCTGATAAACTACGCAAAAAGAAAAGGTCTAAAGGTAGTTACAGACTAA
- a CDS encoding c-type cytochrome → MYKKLLSLAVGVSLIVSCQQGEEHKTKHVETEKETKEGLVQKETVKVATEEKKTVIQTNGGAIFKAKGCGSCHQPNVDTVGPSLKTIAQKYKGEKDSLLKFLKGEGEAIVWPEKFGIMKPQLNATKSMSDEELSMLADFILKH, encoded by the coding sequence ATGTATAAAAAATTGTTGTCTTTAGCAGTAGGAGTTTCTTTAATTGTTTCCTGTCAGCAGGGAGAAGAGCATAAAACAAAGCATGTAGAAACAGAAAAAGAAACAAAAGAAGGATTAGTTCAAAAAGAGACAGTAAAAGTCGCCACAGAAGAGAAAAAAACTGTTATTCAGACAAATGGAGGAGCTATATTTAAGGCGAAAGGGTGTGGTTCCTGTCACCAACCGAATGTGGACACAGTGGGACCTTCTTTGAAAACTATTGCACAGAAATACAAAGGAGAAAAGGATTCTCTTTTAAAGTTTTTGAAAGGAGAAGGTGAAGCGATTGTATGGCCTGAAAAATTTGGAATTATGAAACCTCAGCTCAACGCAACAAAATCAATGTCAGATGAAGAATTATCTATGCTTGCTGACTTTATACTGAAACATTAG
- a CDS encoding prephenate dehydrogenase, translating to MEKDFGGFRNILIIGLGLIGGSIAVSLKNSGYKGKIYGFDLSEDRVKKAIEMKAVDEAFTDLKKIPWKEIDLVIIATPVKTFENVAKQIKPYLRKDTVVTDVGSVKGELVKKLQDILKPVKFVGAHPIAGTEKEGIENSVVGLFRNKKLILTIDEEDNSTKKIEKFWTDLGAKVEVMDPYTHDFVFASVSHLPHAVAFALVDALIELSKETGIDLFLYPGAGFKDFTRIAASSPTVWKDIFIENKENLLHTIDKFIQSMEKLKRYIEEENQDKLIEILSEIREKRLSLEKEEKDV from the coding sequence TTGGAAAAGGATTTTGGAGGATTCAGGAATATTCTGATTATAGGATTGGGACTTATTGGAGGCTCTATTGCAGTATCTTTGAAAAATAGCGGTTATAAAGGAAAGATATACGGATTTGACCTGTCTGAAGATAGAGTGAAAAAAGCCATTGAGATGAAAGCTGTAGATGAAGCATTTACAGACCTGAAAAAAATACCATGGAAAGAGATAGACCTTGTTATTATAGCAACCCCTGTGAAAACCTTTGAGAATGTTGCAAAACAGATAAAACCTTATCTGAGGAAAGATACAGTAGTTACAGATGTTGGAAGTGTTAAAGGGGAACTTGTTAAGAAGCTTCAAGATATACTAAAACCTGTGAAGTTTGTTGGAGCGCATCCTATTGCAGGAACAGAAAAAGAAGGTATAGAAAACTCTGTTGTAGGACTGTTCAGAAATAAAAAACTGATACTTACAATAGATGAAGAAGATAACAGCACTAAAAAGATTGAAAAATTCTGGACAGATTTAGGTGCGAAAGTTGAGGTTATGGATCCTTATACCCATGATTTTGTTTTTGCCAGTGTTTCCCATCTACCTCATGCTGTTGCATTTGCACTTGTTGATGCTCTGATAGAGCTTTCAAAAGAAACAGGTATAGACCTTTTTCTGTATCCGGGGGCCGGATTTAAAGATTTTACAAGGATTGCCGCAAGTTCTCCAACCGTATGGAAGGACATTTTTATTGAAAACAAAGAAAATCTTTTGCATACAATAGACAAATTTATCCAGTCTATGGAAAAACTTAAAAGATATATTGAAGAGGAAAATCAGGATAAACTGATAGAGATTTTATCTGAGATTAGAGAAAAAAGATTGTCCTTAGAAAAGGAGGAAAAAGATGTATAA
- a CDS encoding universal stress protein, translating to MIGRIVVGLDGSDSSWVAADYGIYLSVKLKKPVVGVHIVDIRLLETPFVEDLAGALGFTTYADITPKLKEVLDERGRAILNEFAKKCRERGGDCSIAQTFGIVANELVDMTDPEDLLIVGKTGMHNKFAPLFLGSTSEAVARKSKCPVMITTNKFKEIKRIILAFDGREKSVHAAQYLNDFAKNLSIDKVTVISVLEEKSGGKEEHIKELLESHMNLEYELQFLYGYPEEEIEKYIKENREKIDVVTMGAYGESRIKELILGSTTSYIINKSPVPVLLIK from the coding sequence ATGATTGGTAGAATTGTTGTTGGTTTAGATGGTTCAGACAGTTCATGGGTTGCGGCAGATTATGGTATTTATCTTTCTGTAAAGTTAAAGAAACCTGTTGTTGGCGTTCATATCGTTGACATAAGGCTTTTAGAAACGCCTTTCGTTGAAGATTTAGCAGGTGCTCTTGGTTTTACCACTTATGCGGACATCACGCCAAAACTAAAAGAAGTGCTTGATGAAAGGGGTAGAGCTATACTAAACGAATTTGCGAAAAAATGCAGAGAAAGAGGAGGAGACTGCTCTATTGCCCAGACTTTTGGTATTGTTGCAAATGAACTTGTTGATATGACAGACCCTGAAGACCTGCTAATAGTAGGAAAAACAGGTATGCACAATAAATTTGCTCCACTGTTTTTAGGTTCTACATCTGAGGCAGTTGCAAGAAAGTCAAAATGTCCTGTGATGATTACTACAAACAAATTTAAAGAAATTAAGAGAATAATTCTCGCTTTTGATGGTAGAGAAAAATCTGTCCATGCTGCCCAGTATCTAAATGATTTTGCAAAAAATTTAAGTATTGATAAAGTTACTGTCATCTCTGTTCTTGAAGAGAAATCAGGAGGAAAAGAAGAGCATATAAAAGAGCTGTTAGAAAGCCATATGAATTTAGAGTATGAACTTCAGTTTTTATATGGATATCCAGAGGAAGAAATTGAAAAATACATAAAAGAAAACAGAGAAAAAATTGACGTTGTAACAATGGGAGCATACGGAGAAAGCAGAATTAAAGAGCTTATATTAGGAAGTACCACATCTTACATAATTAATAAATCTCCTGTTCCAGTTTTACTTATCAAATAA
- a CDS encoding cation diffusion facilitator family transporter — protein sequence MIEKSNNQTAKERWALGSLILNSTLTVLKFIFAVFTGSLALMAEAVHSFSDLVASVVSLISVKLSAKKSSEYPYGLYKLENIASVVISFFLFFAAYEILREAFFSEREREIQHTELAIIVMIVAMISTFVYSRFELKAAKKLNSPALLADAQHIWADFMSSVVVIAGLIGTYMGYDLDRYAAAVVSLFVFYSGWEIFSSGMKVLLDVSLEKEEMEKIKKIIYSHPAVVDIKHIRGRVAGSFKFLDIELLLHNFSLRETHRIVDEIEKKIKEEIPNIDSVFIHYEPVRQKGLRIAFLVDENRSIKDFRTASQIVIVDISDEGKIQVNNPLEVQPDEKETGDILSKINVDIVVSANHPEEFEVRWKLARAGVMVWETEERDFEKALNEIVRSYNEFNKKVKEK from the coding sequence ATGATTGAAAAATCAAATAATCAAACAGCAAAAGAAAGATGGGCTTTAGGCTCTCTTATACTAAACTCAACTCTTACCGTACTTAAGTTTATATTTGCTGTTTTTACAGGTTCCCTTGCACTTATGGCTGAAGCTGTTCATTCTTTTTCAGATCTTGTGGCTTCTGTAGTTTCACTGATCAGTGTCAAATTGTCTGCTAAAAAAAGTTCAGAGTATCCTTATGGTCTTTATAAGTTAGAAAATATTGCTTCTGTGGTTATATCTTTCTTTTTGTTTTTTGCTGCCTACGAGATTTTGAGGGAAGCTTTTTTTTCTGAGAGAGAAAGAGAAATACAGCATACAGAACTGGCTATTATTGTTATGATAGTAGCGATGATTTCAACATTTGTTTATTCAAGATTTGAACTTAAGGCAGCAAAGAAACTCAACTCTCCTGCACTTTTAGCAGATGCCCAGCACATATGGGCAGACTTTATGTCTTCTGTTGTTGTTATTGCAGGTTTGATTGGAACATATATGGGATACGACCTTGACAGATATGCAGCTGCAGTTGTTTCTCTGTTTGTTTTTTACAGTGGATGGGAGATTTTCAGCTCAGGTATGAAGGTACTTCTTGATGTATCCCTTGAAAAAGAAGAGATGGAAAAAATAAAGAAAATAATTTATTCACATCCTGCTGTTGTTGATATCAAGCATATAAGGGGAAGGGTTGCAGGTAGTTTCAAGTTTCTTGATATTGAGCTTCTTTTACATAATTTCTCCCTCCGGGAAACCCACAGGATAGTTGATGAGATTGAGAAAAAGATAAAGGAAGAAATTCCAAATATTGATTCTGTTTTTATACATTACGAACCTGTGAGACAGAAAGGTCTTAGAATAGCATTTTTAGTCGATGAAAATAGGAGTATAAAAGATTTCAGAACTGCTTCCCAGATTGTGATTGTAGATATATCAGATGAAGGTAAAATACAAGTAAATAATCCTCTGGAAGTTCAGCCAGACGAAAAAGAAACAGGGGATATACTTTCGAAGATAAATGTAGATATTGTTGTGTCTGCCAACCATCCTGAGGAATTTGAGGTTAGATGGAAACTCGCAAGAGCTGGAGTAATGGTGTGGGAAACTGAAGAGAGGGATTTTGAGAAAGCGCTTAATGAGATAGTAAGGTCTTACAACGAATTTAATAAAAAAGTTAAGGAGAAATAA
- the carA gene encoding glutamine-hydrolyzing carbamoyl-phosphate synthase small subunit, which produces MEKAILALEDGHFFYGYAFSGFSKKETGGEVIFNTSMTGYQEILTDPSYKGQIVVMTPSEVGNYGVNFEDLESEKVHVNGFVIKDLSSIASNWRAEKTLQEYLDESGVIGVCGIDTRALVRIIRKYGVMKGYIHIGEISPAEAVKRARNIPDISELDLVSQVSHREVYRWNEGTWRWPEGYRKINEKKYTVAVIDYGVKRNILRLMADRGMELVCFPSNISAEEVLKFKPDGIFLSNGPGDPAILQYQIEQIKKLLSSDIPMFGICLGHQLLSWAIGGKTYKLEFGHHGGNHPVKDLRTGKVEITAQNHNYATDPDSLPSHVEITHINLNDDTIEGIRLTDRPAFSIQHHPEASPGPHDSNHIFDDFVRLIEECKNR; this is translated from the coding sequence ATGGAAAAGGCTATTTTAGCACTGGAAGATGGGCATTTTTTTTATGGATATGCTTTTTCTGGTTTTAGCAAAAAAGAGACCGGAGGAGAGGTTATATTTAATACATCAATGACTGGTTATCAGGAAATACTGACAGACCCGTCCTACAAGGGACAGATTGTTGTTATGACACCTTCTGAAGTTGGAAATTATGGTGTTAACTTTGAAGATTTAGAATCTGAAAAAGTACACGTTAACGGCTTCGTAATAAAAGATTTATCTTCAATAGCATCAAACTGGAGAGCAGAAAAAACTCTTCAGGAGTATCTTGATGAAAGTGGAGTAATAGGAGTCTGTGGTATAGATACAAGGGCTTTAGTAAGGATAATAAGAAAATATGGTGTGATGAAAGGGTACATACATATAGGTGAGATTTCCCCTGCCGAAGCTGTCAAAAGGGCAAGGAACATCCCTGATATTTCAGAGCTTGATTTGGTATCTCAGGTTAGTCACAGAGAGGTATACAGATGGAATGAGGGAACGTGGAGATGGCCTGAAGGTTACAGAAAGATAAATGAGAAAAAGTACACAGTAGCTGTTATAGATTATGGCGTGAAAAGGAATATCCTGAGACTTATGGCTGACAGAGGTATGGAACTTGTATGCTTTCCATCAAATATTTCAGCTGAAGAGGTATTAAAGTTTAAACCTGACGGAATTTTTCTCTCCAACGGTCCCGGAGACCCAGCAATACTTCAGTACCAGATAGAGCAGATTAAAAAACTCCTTTCTTCAGACATTCCTATGTTTGGTATATGTTTAGGTCATCAGCTTCTCTCATGGGCTATCGGTGGTAAAACTTATAAGTTAGAGTTTGGTCATCATGGAGGTAATCATCCGGTAAAAGACCTGAGGACAGGAAAAGTTGAGATAACTGCCCAGAATCATAACTACGCAACAGATCCGGACAGTCTCCCTTCCCATGTGGAGATTACACATATAAACCTTAACGACGATACTATTGAAGGCATCCGTCTTACTGACAGACCTGCATTTTCTATACAGCACCATCCTGAAGCGTCACCTGGTCCCCACGATTCAAACCATATTTTCGACGATTTTGTCAGGTTGATAGAGGAATGTAAGAATAGATGA
- a CDS encoding 4-(cytidine 5'-diphospho)-2-C-methyl-D-erythritol kinase gives MEKLKSFAKVNIGLWITGKRADGYHEIYTVFHTISLHDDITVRYSPSTRVITYPYSISQEENIVFKTLKRFEEWTGIQPEVEVQIHKKIPLGAGLGGGSSNAAVVLKYINNLYKNPLSEGEIFELAQSLGADVPFFLKGGMAVGEGIGDKLRFLDRRFNEKIFIVYPDVQISSGEIYRKVTPEMLTKKEDIHIIDSLLDDFEKLFEKAENTLGKIVEEDFPEVKEVLNTLKFFGYRPLVSGSGSSVFTVGEPAPKLRKVCDIKGWRLIETTLL, from the coding sequence ATGGAAAAACTGAAATCTTTTGCAAAGGTAAACATAGGTCTGTGGATTACAGGAAAAAGAGCTGATGGATATCACGAGATATATACTGTATTCCACACAATATCGCTGCACGACGATATAACTGTAAGGTACTCTCCTTCAACAAGGGTTATCACCTATCCTTACAGTATAAGTCAGGAAGAGAACATAGTATTCAAGACTCTCAAAAGATTTGAAGAATGGACAGGAATACAGCCAGAAGTGGAAGTTCAGATACACAAGAAAATCCCTTTAGGGGCTGGACTGGGCGGTGGAAGCTCAAATGCAGCAGTTGTTTTAAAATATATCAATAATCTTTATAAGAATCCCTTATCTGAAGGAGAAATATTTGAGCTTGCCCAGAGTTTAGGAGCAGATGTCCCTTTCTTTCTAAAAGGGGGAATGGCTGTTGGAGAAGGAATTGGAGATAAACTGAGATTTTTAGACAGAAGGTTTAATGAAAAAATATTTATTGTGTATCCAGATGTTCAGATATCTTCAGGAGAAATTTACAGAAAGGTAACCCCAGAGATGTTGACAAAAAAGGAAGATATTCATATAATAGATAGTCTGTTAGATGATTTTGAAAAGTTATTTGAGAAGGCAGAGAATACGCTTGGAAAGATAGTGGAAGAAGACTTTCCAGAGGTTAAAGAGGTGTTAAACACTCTAAAGTTTTTTGGATACAGACCTCTGGTAAGCGGCAGTGGGAGCAGTGTCTTTACAGTTGGTGAGCCTGCTCCAAAGCTAAGGAAAGTTTGTGACATCAAGGGCTGGAGACTTATAGAAACTACCCTTTTATAG
- a CDS encoding ribose-phosphate diphosphokinase, whose amino-acid sequence MSKHLKLISGNANLEFAHKVAQYLHTSLVDTLVTRFSDGEIRVQIKENVRGADVFVIQSLTSPVNDHIMELLLILDALKRSSTHRITAVIPYFAYARQDRKDRPRVPISARLLADLIQKAGADRVLTVDLHSAQIQGFFDCPVDNLYALPVILDYLKKKNLDNMVVVSPDAGGVERARMLANRLGASLAIIYKKRPAPNVVETLDVIGDIEGKNAIIIDDIIDTAGTIVAAANMLKEKGAKSVIAACTHPVFSGPAVERLTNSEIEEVIVTDSIPTTDKEFDKLTVLSISELVGEAIKRINIESSVSSLFV is encoded by the coding sequence TTGAGTAAACATTTAAAACTCATCAGTGGTAATGCAAACTTAGAGTTTGCACATAAGGTTGCCCAGTACCTCCATACCTCTCTTGTTGATACACTTGTGACAAGATTTTCGGATGGTGAGATAAGAGTTCAGATAAAAGAGAACGTCAGAGGAGCAGATGTATTTGTGATACAATCTCTAACATCTCCAGTGAACGACCACATAATGGAACTTCTCCTTATACTTGATGCCCTTAAAAGATCTTCAACCCACAGGATAACAGCAGTAATCCCTTACTTTGCATATGCAAGGCAGGACAGGAAAGACAGGCCAAGAGTTCCTATATCAGCGAGACTGCTGGCTGACCTTATCCAGAAAGCAGGAGCAGACAGGGTTCTGACTGTTGACCTTCATTCTGCACAGATACAGGGATTTTTTGACTGTCCTGTTGATAATCTCTATGCATTACCTGTTATACTGGACTATCTGAAAAAGAAAAACTTAGACAACATGGTTGTAGTATCTCCAGATGCAGGTGGAGTAGAAAGGGCAAGAATGCTTGCCAACAGACTGGGTGCAAGCCTTGCTATAATCTACAAAAAAAGACCTGCACCAAATGTCGTTGAAACATTAGACGTAATTGGTGATATAGAAGGAAAAAATGCAATCATTATAGACGATATTATAGACACAGCAGGCACAATTGTTGCAGCAGCAAATATGCTGAAAGAAAAAGGAGCAAAATCAGTTATTGCAGCCTGCACGCACCCTGTATTCTCTGGACCTGCAGTTGAAAGACTGACAAACTCAGAGATAGAAGAAGTTATAGTAACAGACAGCATACCCACAACAGATAAAGAGTTTGACAAACTGACTGTTTTATCTATATCTGAGCTAGTAGGGGAAGCCATAAAAAGAATTAATATAGAAAGCTCTGTAAGTTCACTGTTTGTATAA
- a CDS encoding 50S ribosomal protein L25/general stress protein Ctc: MQRIEWKALPRTPGKKSEVKAYRKKGYIPVEVYGKGHENAHAYIYWKDLAGRPSGMFLIDLKIEGEEEPRVCILKDIQYNYLGDQPIHVDLYEVTFGVELDVEVPVEVVGKPKGLEVGGILEKPLHTVVVRTVPRKIPEKIVVDVSGLDVGDVLHVRDIVPPEGVRIMTPGDEVVAVVLEPEVEEVVEETEEETAETT; the protein is encoded by the coding sequence ATTCAGAGAATTGAATGGAAGGCCCTGCCAAGAACACCAGGTAAAAAAAGCGAGGTAAAAGCTTACAGAAAAAAAGGATACATACCTGTTGAAGTTTACGGAAAAGGTCATGAAAATGCACACGCTTACATATACTGGAAAGACCTTGCAGGCAGACCATCGGGAATGTTCCTGATAGACCTGAAGATAGAAGGAGAGGAAGAACCGAGGGTATGTATACTGAAAGATATTCAGTACAACTATCTTGGAGACCAGCCTATACATGTTGACCTTTATGAGGTAACCTTTGGAGTAGAGCTGGATGTTGAAGTACCTGTTGAAGTAGTTGGAAAACCAAAAGGGTTAGAAGTTGGAGGAATACTGGAAAAACCTCTGCACACAGTTGTTGTTAGAACTGTTCCAAGAAAAATACCAGAAAAAATCGTTGTTGATGTATCTGGTCTTGACGTTGGAGATGTTCTTCACGTTAGAGACATCGTACCTCCTGAAGGTGTCAGAATAATGACCCCTGGAGACGAAGTCGTTGCTGTTGTTCTGGAACCTGAGGTAGAAGAAGTTGTAGAGGAAACAGAAGAAGAGACAGCAGAAACAACCTGA
- the pth gene encoding aminoacyl-tRNA hydrolase: MIKAVIGLGNPGKQYEKTRHNIGFMVADAVVSHLKCSKKYIEKSFSHIYECHDHDVIVAKPQTYMNNSGIAVKNLIEDYKLSPDEILVIYDDLDLPLGTVKLRKKGSSGGHRGLQSIIQELKTESFPRLRIGIGRPERKEQVVEYVLSSFDKKEQLLVEKIIQHGAQCVLNVLKYGIDKSMNFCNQKIV; encoded by the coding sequence ATGATAAAAGCAGTTATTGGTCTTGGAAACCCTGGTAAACAATATGAAAAAACCCGCCACAACATCGGTTTCATGGTAGCCGATGCTGTGGTTTCTCATTTAAAGTGCAGTAAAAAGTATATAGAAAAATCATTCTCCCATATATACGAATGCCACGATCATGACGTTATTGTTGCAAAGCCTCAAACATATATGAACAATAGTGGTATTGCCGTTAAAAACCTGATTGAAGATTATAAACTCAGCCCCGATGAGATACTTGTTATATATGACGATTTAGATCTGCCGCTGGGAACTGTAAAACTGAGGAAGAAAGGCTCAAGTGGTGGACATAGAGGATTACAGTCTATCATACAGGAACTGAAAACAGAGAGTTTTCCCAGACTAAGAATAGGAATAGGAAGACCGGAGAGAAAAGAACAGGTAGTTGAGTATGTTCTGTCTTCTTTTGATAAAAAAGAGCAGTTATTGGTTGAAAAGATAATTCAACATGGAGCACAATGCGTACTTAATGTGTTAAAATATGGCATTGATAAGTCTATGAATTTTTGCAACCAAAAAATAGTATAA
- the rpsF gene encoding 30S ribosomal protein S6 has product MRYYELVFVLKPTLSEEELSSKVESIKNLISSNGGEIFNEEKWGRKELAYPIQKFNSGYYFIINFKTENSELPGKLEYNLRLDEDVIRFLNFKIRPPKQKGEKEKVVEAAEKE; this is encoded by the coding sequence GTGCGTTATTACGAGCTTGTTTTTGTCCTGAAACCTACACTCTCTGAGGAAGAGCTCTCCTCAAAAGTGGAGAGTATCAAGAATCTTATCAGTTCCAATGGGGGAGAAATTTTTAACGAAGAAAAATGGGGGAGAAAAGAACTGGCATATCCCATCCAGAAATTTAACTCAGGATACTACTTTATTATTAACTTCAAAACAGAGAATTCAGAACTTCCAGGAAAATTAGAGTACAATCTGAGACTGGATGAGGATGTAATCAGATTTTTGAATTTCAAGATAAGACCACCTAAACAAAAGGGAGAAAAAGAAAAGGTGGTTGAAGCAGCAGAAAAGGAGTAA
- a CDS encoding single-stranded DNA-binding protein: MLNRVFLIGRLTRDPEIRFLPSGLQVTSFTVAVNRPYRTKGSDEWKEETYFFDIEAFGMLAERLGKQLGKGTQILIEGQLRQDRWETASGEKRTKVKVVADRVSIISGKQSEKIEEKEETDLDISAEPEDFSSDEDVPF, translated from the coding sequence ATGCTTAACAGAGTTTTTCTCATTGGAAGACTAACAAGAGATCCTGAGATAAGGTTTCTGCCCAGTGGACTGCAGGTAACAAGTTTTACTGTTGCAGTAAACAGACCTTACAGAACAAAAGGCAGTGATGAGTGGAAGGAAGAAACATACTTTTTTGACATTGAAGCATTCGGTATGCTTGCAGAAAGATTAGGAAAACAACTTGGAAAAGGTACACAGATACTGATTGAAGGACAGCTTAGACAGGACAGATGGGAAACAGCATCTGGAGAAAAAAGGACAAAGGTAAAGGTTGTAGCAGACAGGGTAAGCATAATATCTGGAAAACAGTCTGAAAAGATAGAAGAAAAAGAAGAAACAGACCTTGACATATCTGCTGAACCAGAAGATTTTTCTTCTGATGAAGATGTTCCATTTTAA
- the rpsR gene encoding 30S ribosomal protein S18 yields the protein MTNKNPTAQNKPFFQKRKKYCKFCAEGKEPSYRDVEYLRQFISERGKIIPRRISGTCGRHQRKLTVEIKRARQLALLPYVIM from the coding sequence GTGACAAATAAAAATCCAACAGCTCAGAATAAACCATTCTTCCAAAAAAGGAAAAAATACTGCAAATTCTGTGCAGAAGGTAAGGAACCTTCTTACAGAGATGTTGAGTATCTCAGACAGTTTATCTCAGAAAGGGGAAAGATAATACCCAGAAGGATTTCTGGAACATGCGGAAGACACCAGAGAAAACTAACTGTTGAAATAAAAAGGGCAAGACAACTGGCATTACTGCCATACGTAATAATGTAG
- the rplI gene encoding 50S ribosomal protein L9, producing MKVILAKDVEGWGTIGDIIEVKRGFARNYLIPKGLAYEATDSNIKMVREILRQKSRKLEREKQKALEIAEKLKGLEIEIKKPVGTTGKLYGSVTTSDIAEALKEKGIEVEKKKIMLRSPIRNIGAYNITIRLHPEVSEVIKVHVIPENIE from the coding sequence ATGAAAGTTATACTGGCAAAAGATGTTGAAGGATGGGGAACAATAGGAGATATCATAGAGGTTAAAAGAGGTTTTGCAAGAAACTACCTGATACCTAAAGGACTTGCCTATGAGGCAACAGACAGCAACATAAAGATGGTTCGGGAGATTCTCAGACAAAAGAGCAGAAAGTTAGAAAGGGAAAAGCAGAAAGCATTAGAAATAGCTGAAAAGCTAAAAGGATTAGAGATAGAGATTAAGAAACCTGTTGGAACAACAGGAAAGCTGTACGGCTCTGTTACAACATCTGATATTGCAGAGGCTTTAAAAGAAAAAGGAATAGAAGTAGAAAAGAAGAAGATAATGCTCAGAAGTCCCATAAGAAACATTGGAGCATACAACATCACTATCAGACTGCATCCTGAGGTCAGCGAAGTAATAAAGGTTCATGTAATTCCCGAAAACATTGAGTGA